The following proteins are co-located in the Peromyscus eremicus chromosome 13, PerEre_H2_v1, whole genome shotgun sequence genome:
- the Per2 gene encoding period circadian protein homolog 2, whose amino-acid sequence MNGYMDFSRSPTSPTKEPGEPQPSQAALQEDVDMSSGSSGNETNENCSTGRDSQGSDCDDSGKELRMLVEPSNTHPSPDTFRLMMTEPEHNPPTSGCSSEQSAKADAHKELIRTLRELKVHLPADKKAKGKASTLATLKYALRSVKQVKANEEYYQLLMSSESQPCSCDVPSYTMEQVEGVTSEYIVKNADMFAAAVSLVSGKILYISNQVASIFHCKKDAFSDAKFVEFLAPHDVSVFHSYTTPYKLPPWSVCSGLDSFTQECMEEKSFFCRVSVGKHHENEIRYQPFRMTPYLVKVQEQQGTESQLCCLLLAERVHSGYEAPRIPPEKRIFTTTHTPNCLFQDVDERAVPLLGYLPQDLIETPLLVQLHPSDRPLMLAIHKKILQAGGQPFDYSPIRFRTRNGEYITLDTSWSSFINPWSRKISFIIGRHKVRVGPLNEDVFAASPCPEEKTPHPSVQELTEQIHRLLMQPVPHSGSSGYGSLGSNGSHEHLMSQTSSSDSNGHEESHRKRSGIFKNGGKIQTKSHFSHESGEQKEPSVAEMQSSPPAQVKAVTTVERDSSGASFPKAGFPEELTYKNQPPCSYQQISCLDSVIRYLESCNEAATLKRKCEFPANIPSRKATVSPGLHSSEAARHSKVTSHTEVSAHLSSLTLPGKAESVVSLTSQCSYSSTIVHVGDKKPQPELETVEDVASGPESLDGAAGGLSQEKGPLQKLGLTKEVLAAHTQREEQGFLQRFREVSRLGALQAHCQNYLQERSRAQASERGECRPDLSVHFLNTSFFLRRDRAILFQQASL is encoded by the exons ATGAATGGATACATGGACTTTTCCCGTAGTCCCACCAGCCCCACCAAGGAGCCAGGGGAGCCTCAGCCCAGCCAGGCTGCGCTTCAGGAAGACGTGGACATGAGCAGTGGCTCCAGCGGAAATGAAACCAATGAAAACTGCTCCACAGGGCGGGACTCTCAGGGCAGTGACTGTGATGACAGTGGGAAGGAGCTGCGGATGCTAGTGGAACCTTCCAACACTCACCCGAG CCCTGATACCTTCAGACTGATGATGACGGAGCCAGAACACAACCCCCCCACAAGCGGCTGCAG TAGTGAGCAGTCTGCCAAAGCTGACGCACACAAAGAACTGATAAGGACACTGAGGGAGCTGAAGGTCCACCTCCCCGCAGACAAGAAGGCCAAGGGGAAGGCCAGCACGCTGGCAACCTTGAAGTATGCCCTGCGGAGCGTGAAGCAGGTGAAGG CTAACGAGGAGTACTACCAGCTGCTGATGTCCAGTGAGAGCCAGCCCTGCAGTTGTGATGTGCCCTCCTACACCATGGAGCAGGTCGAGGGCGTTACCTCGGAGTACATCGTGAAGAATGCT GATATGTTTGCTGCGGCTGTGTCCCTGGTGTCTGGGAAGATCCTGTACATCTCTAACCAAGTTGCCTCCATTTTTCACTGTAAGAAGGATGCCTTCAGTGACGCCAAGTTTGTGGAGTTCCTGGCTCCTCATGATGTCAGTGTGTTCCACAGCTACACCACCCCTTACAAACTTCCGCCCTGGAGTGTGTGCAGTGGATTAG ATTCTTTCACTCAAGAGTGCATGGAGGAGAAGTCTTTCTTCTGCCGTGTCAG TGTTGGGAAACACCACGAGAATGAGATTCGCTACCAGCCCTTCCGCATGACACCCTACCTGGTCAAGGTGCAAGAGCAGCAGGGTACCGAGAGCCAactctgctgcctgctgctggcAGAGAGGGTACACTCAGGCTATGAAG CCCCTAGGATTCCTCCTGAGAAGAGAATCTTTACAACAACGCATACACCAAACTGCTTGTTCCAGGATGTGGATGAAAG GGCAGTCCCCCTCCTGGGCTATCTACCTCAGGACCTGATCGAGACACCTCTGCTCGTGCAGCTCCACCCCAGCGACCGGCCCTTGATGCTCGCCATCCACAAGAAGA TCCTGCAGGCCGGCGGACAGCCTTTCGACTATTCTCCCATCCGATTCCGCACCCGCAATGGGGAGTACATCACACTGGACACCAGCTGGTCCAGCTTCATCAACCCCTGGAGCCGGAAGATATCCTTCATCATTGGGAGGCACAAAGTCAGGGT GGGCCCTTTGAATGAGGACGTGTTTGCAGCCTCTCCATGCCCTGAGGAGAAGACTCCGCACCCCAGCGTTCAGGAGCTCACAGAGCAAATCCACCGGCTGCTGATGCAG CCTGTCCCCCATAGCGGCTCCAGTGGCTATGGGAGTCTGGGCAGTAATGGGTCCCACGAACACCTGATGAGTCAGACATCCTCCAGCGACAGCAATGGTCATGAGGAGTCCCACCGGAAGAGATCC GGAATTTTTAAGAATGGTGGCAAGATTCAGACCAAAAGTCACTTTTCTCATGAGTCTGGAGAACAAAAGGAACCATCTGTTGCAG aaatgCAAAGCAGCCCGCCAGCTCAGGTGAAAGCTGTCACTACCGTAGAAAGGGACAGCTCAGGGGCCAGCTTCCCCAAGGCCGGCTTCCCAGAGGAGCTAACCTACAAGAACCAGCCTCCCTGCTCCTACCAGCAGATCAGCTGTCTGGACAGTGTCATCAG GTACCTGGAGAGCTGCAATGAAGCTGCCACCCTGAAGAGAAAGTGCGAGTTCCCAGCCAACATCCCGTCCCGGAAGGCCACAGTCAGCCCTGGGCTGCACTCGTCAG AGGCAGCCCGGCACTCCAAGGTGACCAGCCACACGGAGGTCAGCGCTCACTTGAGCTCCCTGACGTTGCCAGGCAAGGCGGAGAGTGTGGTGTCCCTCACCAGCCAGTGCAGCTACAGCAGTACCATCGTCCACGTGGGCGACAAGAAACCACAGCCGGAGTTAG AGACAGTAGAAGATGTAGCCAGCGGGCCTGAGTCCCTGGATGGTGCAGCCGGTGGCCTCAGCCAGGAAAAGGGGCCTCTGCAGAAGCTGGGCCTCACCAAGGAAGTTCTGgctgcacatacacagagagaggagcAGGGCTTCCTGCAGAGGTTCAGGGAGGTGAGCAGGCTCGGAGCACTGCAGGCTCACTGCCAGAACTATCTCCAGGAGAGGTCCCGCGCCCAGGCGAGTGAGCGAGGTGAGTGCCGACCTGACCTGAGCGTGCATTTTTTAAACACTTCCTTCTTTTTAAGACGGGATCGTGCCATCCTGTTCCAACAGGCCTCCCtatga